From the Lentisphaera araneosa HTCC2155 genome, the window GGTCAATCGGGCGCGCCATATCTTCAAAAAAGACATCGACTTGTTGAATAAATTCAGGGCTTGATTTCTTGTAAAATATTGAGGTCATAAAAAACCAACTCACACTCACGACAAAAACTATTATGGTGATGAAAATATATTGAATATCGGCTTGTTCGGCAGCATTTAGTGGCGCCGTTTCTGAAAGTATTTTTAAGGCGAGCTCATCAGAATAAAGCATTTTAGCGAAGGCTCCCGATATAAGACCAACTAAAACAGTACTCCACGCTGACCATGATGGGGTCTTTTTGTACAAAATGCCTAGGACAACAGGTATCATAAGTGGCATTAGGATCATGCCATTCAAGACTTGAAAAATATCAAATAAATTCATTTCGCGAAGTTTATTAAATGCGATGGCAATAAGGATAATAATCAAACCAAAAACGACGGTAAATATCCGACCAACTAATAGTTGTTGCTCGCCGGAAGAATCTTTATTAACATATTTTAGATAGACATTCCTTACGAAGTACCCAGCATTTCTATTAACGGCGGTATCCATCGATGACATGGCGGCGGCAAAGATGCCGCAAATCAATAAGCCCATCATGCCTTGCGGAAGTGTTTTAAACGCCATGGCTAAAAAAGCCCCTTCAGCAGGCACTTTCATATCCGGAAAAACTGCAGTCATATCTGGGTAGACTACGGCGGCACATATTGCAGGTAACTGCATAATTGACTTAAGCGGAATGATAACAATGATCACCGCCATCATGATAACCATTTTACGCACTTGCTTACCATCCTTGGCCACTAGGTACTTAAAGCCTTCACCATTGAGGTCAATTGATATTAAGGTTAAGGTTAGAAGTGTCACCGCCACCCAGAGTAGTAATACCACTGGACGAGCATTTTCTGTGAAGTCAAAATGTCGATCAGGTAAAACATTATGTAAGTTTGAGACACCACCTATTTCAGGTAGGTTCACACTAAAGTACACAACAACTAAGACCGTTAAAAACATCAGCAAGCCTTGCACAAAATCACTTGCAGCCACGGCCCACTGGCCCCCAAACAAAGACATTACAGTGACAATAGTGGTCATCCCAATAATAGTCGTATTTGTATCAATAGATAAGGCACTGGCAAAAAATACCGCCACTGCATTTAGACCGACTCCCCCCCAAAACAAAGACATGGGCATAACGAGGTAGACATACATTTGTTCAGAGGCTAAACCAAATCTTTTATATACCGCTTCAAGAGATGTAATAACCCGCATTTGGCGAAAGCGAGGTGCTATGAACCAAAGCACGGGAACGGCTATGCCACCTGCAATCCACCAAATACCTGGGAGCAAGAATCCCGTCTGGTAAACTTTGGCGGCAGCCGCAGTAAAGCTCCATGCACTTATACTTGCCACAATAGCAGACATACCAGCTATCCACCATAACATATTGCCCCCGCCTCGAAAGAAATCGCTAGCATCACTATTGACGTTTTTAAAAACTTGACCTATACCCATTATAAAAACAAGGTATAAAGCAATCACTATCCAATCCCAGCCGACCAATGTGAATTCTATCATAATTCTCCAGTATATTAATATTTCTTATAAAGAGTATAATAATCATCACGATTAGATCAACAAACAGATTTATAACAATATGAATACTTATATGTAAATATATAATATTAATATGTTTATGATAATATAAATGAAAAAATTATAAGTGTAAACTAGCCTTATAGAAAGTTGTTCCCGTCTGAAATAATAGGAGTCAAGTGTAATTGCCTAATAGGTTCTTGCGGGTTTTTCATACGGAGAAAGAGTCTTTCAATGGCTTGGTCAGCAATCGATTCAACTTGGATATCGACAGACAAGGGCCTGGGGTATAAATTATCTAATACATAATCATTATTCACTCCAATAATGCATATTTTTTTGATATCCATTATTTGATGAGCTAACAAAATCTGGTGCAAGCCGATTGCTACAGTGTCTGAAGTTGTGAATATGGCCGTAGGTAAAACTTCTTGCTTACTTAAATTTTCAACAGCATTGTAGATCTCGATGAAATTTGGCTTATGCCCCCTTGGTGATTCGTCTTCCACAGAAAATCCACTATCCGTGTAAGTCACTAAGCCTGCGGATTTACATCGCTTCAAGAATGACTGTTTTCTCACTCCAATTTCTTCACCTAAACATGCCACCGTTTTATGGCCGTGTTTAATAAAATAATTCGCCGCTAGATCTCCAATCACACTCTCATAAGTCACATGATCAAAGTAATCAAATTTTTCCGTGGACCCCATCACTCTAACGCAGGGGAGTGACCTCAATTTTTGGAGTAACGTCAAATCACTGAGATCAACATTAAATAAAATGGCGCCATCAAGTTTTTTTGGGAGACTCTCCCAGGGCAGGTTTTTAGGTAGGTTTTTTATGATCAGATTAAAGTCTTCTTGGTTTAAAGCCTGTTCGATCCTTTGCAAGAGTCTGTGGTAGACTGGTGCCTGTAATAAGTAGGGTTCCACCTGAGTAAGAACCGCTATTTGTTTTTGTAGGTAACGCTTAGGCCTTCGTCTTGGTGCTCTATGTCCCTTTCTTTTATGAACAGGTTGTATTTCATAAGCCAATTTTTCTATGGCATCTTTAACCTTTTTTACCGTCAGGGGTTTTACGCTACTATTATTATTAATAACTCTTGAAACAGTTGGCTGAGATACCCCAGCAAGCAAAGCAACATCTTTTAATCTTACTGTATGGGCTTTCTTCTTATTTTCTTCTTTATCCATTGTATACCATCTTCACATAGCTAAGAGTCAAGACATATTATAAAAGAAGATCTATTTTTTAACAAGCCCTAAGTCATTCAAAACTGAGCTTTGACTCTGGATAATCGTACATATAGACTTACATTCCTCGCTTCAGTATTACGGCCTCATATGCGTCATAATACTGCTTCATTAGCACCTACGGGGCTAGTTCCATTCTTACACTAAATGATGAAAAAATAAAAATTAATTTTTCTGAAGGCTATTTTTTGAAATAGTTCTTATTCTATAAAGAAGAACTTCTTCATGGCGTAACTTCTTAGTAAAAGATGATTTTAATTGACTTAGGTAAATCCTTTAATAAGTTTTTATCAGTCGTTTTTTCAGGTAGATGAACTTCTTTTAAAGTTTTACAGGTCGCCAGGTGAGGGATGTGCTTGTTAGGATCATGCCTTGGCATGATGATTTTCTTTAAAGGGAGTCCGCGAATTGCCACGATTCTTCTACGCAACTTGGCGTTACGCAAATCAAGTTCAGTAATTTCAGTTCGATAGAGTGCATTGATATCATTGGCCTTGCTGGCGTCAAATATCACTTTGTCTCCTTCAAACTTCACTTCCTTCACTTGTGAATTTTGAAGTGTGAGGACTTCGGCGGCATACTGGCGCCTTTGTTCAAGAGTAAAAAAATGTAGTTTGGGGCTAAAGGTAAATTCGTTAATCATATTGTACAATTTATAGTCTGAATAGGTTC encodes:
- a CDS encoding sodium:solute symporter family transporter — protein: MIEFTLVGWDWIVIALYLVFIMGIGQVFKNVNSDASDFFRGGGNMLWWIAGMSAIVASISAWSFTAAAAKVYQTGFLLPGIWWIAGGIAVPVLWFIAPRFRQMRVITSLEAVYKRFGLASEQMYVYLVMPMSLFWGGVGLNAVAVFFASALSIDTNTTIIGMTTIVTVMSLFGGQWAVAASDFVQGLLMFLTVLVVVYFSVNLPEIGGVSNLHNVLPDRHFDFTENARPVVLLLWVAVTLLTLTLISIDLNGEGFKYLVAKDGKQVRKMVIMMAVIIVIIPLKSIMQLPAICAAVVYPDMTAVFPDMKVPAEGAFLAMAFKTLPQGMMGLLICGIFAAAMSSMDTAVNRNAGYFVRNVYLKYVNKDSSGEQQLLVGRIFTVVFGLIIILIAIAFNKLREMNLFDIFQVLNGMILMPLMIPVVLGILYKKTPSWSAWSTVLVGLISGAFAKMLYSDELALKILSETAPLNAAEQADIQYIFITIIVFVVSVSWFFMTSIFYKKSSPEFIQQVDVFFEDMARPIDHDLEDIKHQDGMQYKMLGFMCLVFGGFILLGMLIPNELSGRLCFLFVGGVIFSIGLMLYRKYLKSTKDEV
- a CDS encoding LacI family DNA-binding transcriptional regulator, producing the protein MDKEENKKKAHTVRLKDVALLAGVSQPTVSRVINNNSSVKPLTVKKVKDAIEKLAYEIQPVHKRKGHRAPRRRPKRYLQKQIAVLTQVEPYLLQAPVYHRLLQRIEQALNQEDFNLIIKNLPKNLPWESLPKKLDGAILFNVDLSDLTLLQKLRSLPCVRVMGSTEKFDYFDHVTYESVIGDLAANYFIKHGHKTVACLGEEIGVRKQSFLKRCKSAGLVTYTDSGFSVEDESPRGHKPNFIEIYNAVENLSKQEVLPTAIFTTSDTVAIGLHQILLAHQIMDIKKICIIGVNNDYVLDNLYPRPLSVDIQVESIADQAIERLFLRMKNPQEPIRQLHLTPIISDGNNFL